In Thermodesulfovibrionales bacterium, a genomic segment contains:
- a CDS encoding tetratricopeptide repeat protein: MGKIALLLIVLALLALAYFATLNMQPITLTLAPRTIYEMPKIALILLSSAVGAAVMLFVFFVRDTKRFIHNRQYQHKQKRDLRVQELYSRALNAILADSEEEARAALEEILKDEPGHLDAILRLGDIAAGNKDYSKAITYYKKAKDIEPQNLEALFSLVRVMEKANRLSDSRMYLDEILDIDPDNLSALSMKRDFLERNDAWDEVIGLQKAIIKAEHDEKDRKRGQAVLLGYKYEQGRYCLESGEYEKAKKAFRTLLRLDKNFVPAYLGLAEVMLRAGQTEEAAGFLEKGFEQTLSLIILARIEDLFLSLGEPARLIKLYKNSLSRSPQNQTLRFFLGKLYYRLEMLDDAFDALLTLDSSGAAYPELHQLLGNIYLRHQQWAKAVEEFKRVIEMKKPFTLPYCCEICGYLSQEWTGRCSNCKSWNSYQFNLYGTYKT, encoded by the coding sequence CGCTCGCGTATTTCGCAACGCTCAATATGCAGCCGATCACCCTTACTCTCGCCCCCAGGACGATTTACGAGATGCCGAAGATAGCCCTCATCCTCCTCTCGTCCGCAGTCGGTGCAGCGGTGATGCTCTTTGTTTTTTTCGTCCGGGATACGAAGCGGTTCATTCACAACAGGCAGTATCAGCACAAGCAGAAGAGAGACCTCAGGGTGCAGGAACTCTATTCGAGGGCGCTCAATGCAATCCTCGCAGACAGCGAGGAAGAGGCAAGGGCTGCTCTCGAGGAGATACTGAAGGATGAGCCGGGGCACCTCGATGCCATTCTGAGACTGGGGGATATCGCGGCGGGCAACAAGGATTATTCGAAGGCGATAACCTACTACAAGAAGGCGAAGGATATCGAGCCGCAGAACCTGGAAGCGCTCTTTTCCCTCGTGAGGGTGATGGAGAAGGCCAACAGACTTTCGGACTCGCGCATGTACCTCGACGAGATACTCGATATCGATCCGGACAACCTCAGCGCGCTCTCGATGAAAAGGGATTTCCTCGAAAGAAATGACGCATGGGATGAGGTGATCGGCCTGCAGAAGGCGATCATCAAGGCCGAACATGACGAGAAGGACCGGAAAAGGGGACAGGCGGTTCTCCTGGGATACAAGTACGAGCAGGGAAGGTACTGCCTCGAAAGCGGCGAGTACGAAAAGGCCAAGAAGGCATTCAGGACGCTACTCCGGCTCGATAAGAACTTTGTCCCTGCCTACCTCGGTCTGGCCGAGGTGATGCTCAGGGCGGGACAGACCGAAGAAGCTGCGGGCTTCCTCGAAAAAGGCTTTGAACAGACCCTCTCCCTGATCATCCTCGCCCGCATCGAGGATCTCTTCCTCAGCCTCGGCGAACCTGCGAGGCTCATTAAGCTCTACAAGAATTCTCTTTCCAGGTCTCCGCAGAACCAGACGTTGAGATTCTTTCTCGGGAAACTCTATTACCGTCTCGAGATGCTCGATGACGCCTTTGATGCGCTGCTGACCCTCGATTCAAGTGGTGCTGCCTATCCCGAACTTCACCAGCTCCTCGGTAATATCTATCTTAGGCACCAGCAGTGGGCCAAGGCAGTCGAAGAATTTAAGAGGGTAATAGAGATGAAGAAACCTTTCACACTCCCTTACTGCTGTGAAATCTGCGGCTACCTGTCACAGGAGTGGACCGGAAGATGCTCGAACTGCAAATCCTGGAACTCCTATCAGTTTAATCTCTATGGCACCTACAAGACATAA
- a CDS encoding RNA ligase partner protein: MAPTRHKDSDRPPVTEKKEKEKEADGIHSPGAHRAPLKVVLDTSLFVNPDVRTGLGSTPTEALETFLFLAAQIHILDFYMPPSVFGELLHFVEQARIPGDLLVVLHQKPPKKHELKCPAFLLYELIEDIRERVNKGLRVAESAVRSAEKKKPDEVVQDLRRKYREALREGIIDSKEDVDLLLLAMELDALLITADQGLIKWAEKLGIQWLFPEKFRDYLTGAIRRTEFLSETAEE, from the coding sequence ATGGCACCTACAAGACATAAAGACAGTGACCGGCCGCCGGTGACGGAGAAGAAGGAAAAAGAGAAAGAGGCGGACGGAATCCATTCCCCTGGCGCACATCGCGCGCCGTTAAAGGTTGTTCTCGACACAAGCCTCTTCGTGAATCCCGATGTCAGAACGGGCCTCGGGAGTACGCCCACGGAAGCGCTCGAGACATTCCTCTTTCTGGCGGCGCAGATACATATCCTCGATTTTTACATGCCGCCTTCGGTCTTCGGAGAACTCCTCCATTTTGTTGAACAGGCCAGGATACCCGGTGACCTTCTCGTCGTACTCCACCAGAAGCCGCCCAAGAAGCACGAGTTGAAATGTCCCGCATTCCTCCTCTATGAGTTGATTGAGGATATACGGGAACGTGTGAACAAGGGACTGCGGGTTGCCGAAAGCGCCGTGAGGAGCGCGGAGAAGAAGAAACCGGACGAGGTTGTCCAGGACCTGCGGCGGAAATACCGGGAGGCATTGAGGGAAGGCATCATTGACAGTAAGGAGGATGTGGACCTCCTCCTCCTTGCGATGGAACTCGACGCCCTTCTCATTACTGCCGATCAGGGGCTCATCAAGTGGGCCGAGAAATTAGGGATACAGTGGCTCTTCCCAGAAAAATTCAGAGACTACCTTACCGGAGCGATACGGAGGACAGAGTTTCT